In Amaranthus tricolor cultivar Red isolate AtriRed21 chromosome 5, ASM2621246v1, whole genome shotgun sequence, a genomic segment contains:
- the LOC130812619 gene encoding protein kinase G11A isoform X2: MDQKPPPQQQPQAIKQENIKPEQQQQWQQSQPLDELTDDLQSMSFNSTTTTAPRSTSSSSETTTTTWTTTNTSSFHHTTSLPRSTPSSDPHWSAVKSLSSISITDLRFLSRLGSGDIGSVYLSELKSTEGVYFAAKVMDNREIAARNKHGRARAEKEILQMIDHPFLPTLYASVDSSKWSCLLTEFCNGGDLHVLRQRQPFKRFEESAVRFYAAEVVAALEYIHMMGIVYRDLKPENVLVRSDGHIMLTDFDLSLKCDDQSTPTPQIITPSNQNPQQEHRPNLLGLGPDPTTNSSSCILPNCIVPAVSCFNPNRKKKWKLKKKPGRRFEPEFVAEPVDVRSMSFVGTHEYLAPEIVSGEGHGSAVDWWTLGIFIFELFYGTTPFKGMDNEMTLANIVARALEFPKEPSIPGSAKDLISQLLAKDPTRRLGSVMGATPIKQHPFFSSVNWALLRCMKPPYVPPVFSISSVGCGDVSDESCPNTPVEYY, from the exons ATGGATCAAAAACCAC CTCCACAACAACAACCACAAGCCATAAAACAAGAAAACATCAAACccgaacaacaacaacaatggcaGCAATCACAACCGTTAGATGAACTAACAGACGATCTACAAAGCATGAGTTTCaactcaacaacaacaacagcacCACGAAGCACATCCTCATCATCAGAAACCACCACAACCACATGGACAACCACAAACACCTCTTCCTTCCACCACACCACCTCCTTACCACGATCTACTCCCTCCTCTGACCCTCATTGGTCCGCCGTCAAATCCCTCTCATCTATCTCCATCACCGACCTCCGTTTTCTCTCCCGTCTGGGGTCGGGTGACATTGGGTCCGTTTACTTATCCGAGTTAAAATCCACGGAAGGCGTTTACTTCGCCGCTAAAGTTATGGACAACCGTGAAATCGCCGCTCGTAATAAACATGGCAGAGCAAGGGCAGAAAAGGAAATACTTCAAATGATTGATCATCCTTTCTTACCTACTCTTTATGCAAGTGTTGATTCTTCTAAATGGTCTTGTTTATTGACGGAGTTTTGTAACGGCGGTGATCTACATGTTCTCCGTCAACGTCAACCTTTTAAACGGTTTGAGGAGTCTGCCGTAAG GTTCTATGCAGCAGAAGTGGTAGCAGCTCTAGAATACATCCACATGATGGGAATAGTATACCGTGATCTAAAGCCTGAAAATGTCCTAGTTAGATCCGACGGTCACATTATGCTAACAGATTTTGATCTCTCTTTAAAATGTGATGATCAATCTACCCCTACCCCACAAATAATCACTCCCTCAAACCAAAATCCTCAACAAGAGCATCGTCCGAACCTACTAGGTTTGGGTCCCGACCCTACGACAAACTCGTCTTCGTGCATTCTACCCAACTGCATTGTACCCGCTGTATCCTGCTTCAATCCAAACCGAAAGAAAAAatggaaattaaaaaagaagCCCGGTCGTAGGTTCGAGCCAGAATTTGTTGCCGAGCCTGTTGACGTTCGGTCCATGTCCTTTGTCGGGACTCATGAATACCTAGCACCAGAGATTGTGTCAGGCGAAGGACATGGGAGCGCGGTGGACTGGTGGACACTTGGCATTTTCATATTTGAACTTTTTTATGGTACAACACCGTTTAAAGGGATGGATAATGAGATGACATTAGCAAATATTGTGGCTCGGGCATTGGAATTTCCCAAAGAGCCCTCGATTCCAGGTTCGGCTAAGGACTTGATATCCCAACTTCTTGCTAAGGATCCGACCCGGAGATTAGGTTCAGTAATGGGAGCTACACCTATAAAACAACACCCATTTTTTAGTAGTGTGAATTGGGCGTTGTTAAGATGTATGAAACCGCCTTATGTACCACCCGTATTTAGTATTAGTAGTGTTGGATGTGGAGATGTGTCGGATGAAAGTTGCCCCAATACACCTGTGGAGTATTATTAG
- the LOC130812619 gene encoding protein kinase G11A isoform X1 translates to MDQKPPPQTSQQHQEQNNPPPQQQPQAIKQENIKPEQQQQWQQSQPLDELTDDLQSMSFNSTTTTAPRSTSSSSETTTTTWTTTNTSSFHHTTSLPRSTPSSDPHWSAVKSLSSISITDLRFLSRLGSGDIGSVYLSELKSTEGVYFAAKVMDNREIAARNKHGRARAEKEILQMIDHPFLPTLYASVDSSKWSCLLTEFCNGGDLHVLRQRQPFKRFEESAVRFYAAEVVAALEYIHMMGIVYRDLKPENVLVRSDGHIMLTDFDLSLKCDDQSTPTPQIITPSNQNPQQEHRPNLLGLGPDPTTNSSSCILPNCIVPAVSCFNPNRKKKWKLKKKPGRRFEPEFVAEPVDVRSMSFVGTHEYLAPEIVSGEGHGSAVDWWTLGIFIFELFYGTTPFKGMDNEMTLANIVARALEFPKEPSIPGSAKDLISQLLAKDPTRRLGSVMGATPIKQHPFFSSVNWALLRCMKPPYVPPVFSISSVGCGDVSDESCPNTPVEYY, encoded by the exons ATGGATCAAAAACCACCTCCCCAAACCTCTCAGCAACACCAAGAACAAAACAACCCACCTCCACAACAACAACCACAAGCCATAAAACAAGAAAACATCAAACccgaacaacaacaacaatggcaGCAATCACAACCGTTAGATGAACTAACAGACGATCTACAAAGCATGAGTTTCaactcaacaacaacaacagcacCACGAAGCACATCCTCATCATCAGAAACCACCACAACCACATGGACAACCACAAACACCTCTTCCTTCCACCACACCACCTCCTTACCACGATCTACTCCCTCCTCTGACCCTCATTGGTCCGCCGTCAAATCCCTCTCATCTATCTCCATCACCGACCTCCGTTTTCTCTCCCGTCTGGGGTCGGGTGACATTGGGTCCGTTTACTTATCCGAGTTAAAATCCACGGAAGGCGTTTACTTCGCCGCTAAAGTTATGGACAACCGTGAAATCGCCGCTCGTAATAAACATGGCAGAGCAAGGGCAGAAAAGGAAATACTTCAAATGATTGATCATCCTTTCTTACCTACTCTTTATGCAAGTGTTGATTCTTCTAAATGGTCTTGTTTATTGACGGAGTTTTGTAACGGCGGTGATCTACATGTTCTCCGTCAACGTCAACCTTTTAAACGGTTTGAGGAGTCTGCCGTAAG GTTCTATGCAGCAGAAGTGGTAGCAGCTCTAGAATACATCCACATGATGGGAATAGTATACCGTGATCTAAAGCCTGAAAATGTCCTAGTTAGATCCGACGGTCACATTATGCTAACAGATTTTGATCTCTCTTTAAAATGTGATGATCAATCTACCCCTACCCCACAAATAATCACTCCCTCAAACCAAAATCCTCAACAAGAGCATCGTCCGAACCTACTAGGTTTGGGTCCCGACCCTACGACAAACTCGTCTTCGTGCATTCTACCCAACTGCATTGTACCCGCTGTATCCTGCTTCAATCCAAACCGAAAGAAAAAatggaaattaaaaaagaagCCCGGTCGTAGGTTCGAGCCAGAATTTGTTGCCGAGCCTGTTGACGTTCGGTCCATGTCCTTTGTCGGGACTCATGAATACCTAGCACCAGAGATTGTGTCAGGCGAAGGACATGGGAGCGCGGTGGACTGGTGGACACTTGGCATTTTCATATTTGAACTTTTTTATGGTACAACACCGTTTAAAGGGATGGATAATGAGATGACATTAGCAAATATTGTGGCTCGGGCATTGGAATTTCCCAAAGAGCCCTCGATTCCAGGTTCGGCTAAGGACTTGATATCCCAACTTCTTGCTAAGGATCCGACCCGGAGATTAGGTTCAGTAATGGGAGCTACACCTATAAAACAACACCCATTTTTTAGTAGTGTGAATTGGGCGTTGTTAAGATGTATGAAACCGCCTTATGTACCACCCGTATTTAGTATTAGTAGTGTTGGATGTGGAGATGTGTCGGATGAAAGTTGCCCCAATACACCTGTGGAGTATTATTAG